The nucleotide window ATACATGAACTACAAAAGCCCTTATTTCCTGAGCAAATCTTGCAGTCACAATCATCAACAGGCAACAAAGTCTTGCAATTCACGTTCCTACATCTCATAAACAAGAAAGTCTCCACCAACTCAGTTGCCGAAAGGCGGTTTTTCCCAGATACAAAGCTCGCAAGCCCCATTTTCACAGCAACCAGAATCTCCAATTGATCCTTCTGACACTTGGACAGATTCTCCTTTGTAAGATCAGACCTCCTCTCAAGCCTTTTCTGAAGGCTCACCAACTCCTCTTTCTTCTCAGGCATTGAAATCAGATTCCTCAAGTACTCATTAGTCGATAAAAGTGTTTCCTCATGAAGCTCCTGAACCACCGGAGCCATGACAGGTATAGACTCGGAAACAATTTCGCGAAGAATTCTCTCCGGCCTAGATAACTTCCTAACtctcccaccaccaccatctccaccctCCAAACCTCTCAAACTGTCCGAACCTCTCCCTCTCGAATCTCCAGAATGAGTATCAATTCTAGGCTTAGCAGGTAACTCCGATGGAAAAAAAGACTGGTTATTATCAGAGCTAGTTGTCCTATAAAGACTATTAGTACCTGAATCCTTTCGATTATTACTCTGCATCATCGACAGAATCCCACCAGGATTTGCCAAACCAACTCCATCCCCAATCGGCTTGAACCTGCTATGAACAGAACCATTAGTGCCCTCCCCACAGTTCCAAATATGATCATCCTTGCCAACAGAATACTCGAAATTATTCTCTGTCGAATTTCGAGTCAGCGAGCAACTTGGATTGTGTGAATAGGGATGGGAATAAGAGTAGGATAAAGAAGCAGCTGTGTAATCATTGGAATAAGTGGTTAAGGTATTGGTGGAAGGCGCCATGGTACTCCTGGGCCTCACCATGGAAGGCTCACCGTTTTGCAAAGCGTTTGAGGCAGTGAGAGAGAGCGAGACCTGAGGCAAGGCCAGAGAGAGATTCAAAGTCTCAAGCTTTGGCTTCTTCTCCCTACTGTCTCTCTCAACATCGTCACCAAGCTCACGTTTTGAGGAATTGAGCCTGGTCTCGTTTAAATTGAGGAAATCCCTCTCAACCCACTTGTGATCTTGGCTTGAATTCTCGGGAACCAAGATTTCCTTACCTTTCTCCAAAGAGGTCAACAGATTCTTGCCGGAAAACTCTTTGTCCAGAAAACCCAGTTTGGAATTATCGCAGAGATAGCTCAGGGTCAGCTCCTGAGACCCAAAATTAGAGCAAGGCTTTGATTGAAACCCATCAGAGCCTGAATCCCTCAGAAAATTAAGACCCGGTTTCTTTGCCGGGTGGTTGATGTTGTAGTCCTTGCTTTGCTTGGAGACGTGGCGCGTCACCTTGCTCTGAGAAGCCTCGTCTCCGGCGGCCAGCAGAGCACTGCTGCGGTCCTTGTCACCAAACATGGCCTtgtacagagagagagagagagagagagagagagagaggcagagactTTTgccagagaagaagaagaagacgaagaagagagagagagagagagagagtacgaAGATGGGTGAGAAAAAcaggagagagagatgagaggaaAAGGTGTACCACTTCTACAGCAACAGGGGctgtttggaaaataaagaacaaaacttggggtgtttttgttttcaactcAACTTGTTGTGAATCTCTGACCGAGCACACCATAACTGATGCTTCTTTGTCAATCCGTTCCAACGTGCAAGCAACGGACGGACCCAAACGGCTCCATTTTTCAATCCTTCACAGTTCACACCAAACACCAAAAAAGTAAAACGGCGATGCACTGCTGGCTTTGGTTTTCTAGTTCCCAAGTTACCAATCTGGCCCTCCAACTTCCATGGAATTACTGACTGCTCAGCTTTTTCAGTCCCAGCCTTGACCACATACAACTTAAACTAGTTCAGGTTTTGGAGGAAGAGGATGACTTTTTGTGGGTTTGGGCAAAAGCTAGAAATTAATAATTGGCATATTACTATTCAATTAGGAGGCTTAATTAGTGTTTGCCTTCCTAAAATGGCTAACTGATTTCAATTTGACTCAAATTAGGCGGGTCAAAGGGTTCATATAGCTCTCAAAAGGAATGtgtagaaaagaaaagggaaaaaggcATATTATAGGCGGGAAAAATGCTCAAATTACATGCACATCGATCTCCTTGTAATTTGGTTCTTAGATGCTTGACACTAATTGTTATTATCTCAAATTAATCTTCATTTTAAGTCACATTTACAATCTTTAAAGTGAATCAAATGAATTCAAGTCCATCTGTCATGGATGGTCATATTAAAACTTTTTGTGTAATCTAAGTCAAATGCATCACATGCTAAAGAAAAATCACACGTTTTGTGGTGATTGAATATCATGGAATTATAATTGCTtagaatttttcttctctttcttctttttaaggttcttaaaacaaaaattatcccTTGTACAACCACTATTGTTTTAGCAATGTTCTCGAAGCCGATTGGAACACCACATAATATACTTGTTAAGAATATTGTTTCTGTCCTCTAGGAATTTCAGATTGGAAAAGTAACTATATATATAGCCAAAAAAGGTTTGTCAAGAATTTTGctttttttaagggaaaattgataattttttttaagcatCTTCAAAAATTAGTCAACAATATGATTTGATCCATTacaatcaataaatgacaatatgCGAAATCATCCAATTCAAAGAATATTGAAGCACACAATCCATATCTTGCTAATTTTATTTCAACTCGAAACTTTAAGATTAGTTATATGATTGTGTACTTTGATTCTCTAATAATTGAGCTATATATGAGGTTCATTGGATATTAGTACAACATCCTAGCGACCTAGCCAACCCGAGACTCAAAATCGCTCAACTAGTCAACTCAAAGTTTGAAAATGTCCGCAAAAATGTATTGaacttgttttaattttttatacttgatcactagtttgaaaatttgaaaagaacTTTGTTTAACTTGAAGAAATGTTgacatttttctctcttttaaaATATGAAGTTTGCTGTTGAACCCTATAACAATGCGGCCGACCAACACCGTTAATCTTTTGCCGTGTGCAAAAGACCAGAAATTAGACTTGGTCATTAGTTGACTGAGTTCATTTTTGCATCCTATGTTTAAGCCAATCTTGCTAATAATCTCCTTTGCTTGATATGTTATATACATCATTCAAAGTACCAATTCAAGCTTATTTCCTTGGAATAGGGACCTATT belongs to Rosa chinensis cultivar Old Blush chromosome 4, RchiOBHm-V2, whole genome shotgun sequence and includes:
- the LOC112196963 gene encoding protein OBERON 3 codes for the protein MFGDKDRSSALLAAGDEASQSKVTRHVSKQSKDYNINHPAKKPGLNFLRDSGSDGFQSKPCSNFGSQELTLSYLCDNSKLGFLDKEFSGKNLLTSLEKGKEILVPENSSQDHKWVERDFLNLNETRLNSSKRELGDDVERDSREKKPKLETLNLSLALPQVSLSLTASNALQNGEPSMVRPRSTMAPSTNTLTTYSNDYTAASLSYSYSHPYSHNPSCSLTRNSTENNFEYSVGKDDHIWNCGEGTNGSVHSRFKPIGDGVGLANPGGILSMMQSNNRKDSGTNSLYRTTSSDNNQSFFPSELPAKPRIDTHSGDSRGRGSDSLRGLEGGDGGGGRVRKLSRPERILREIVSESIPVMAPVVQELHEETLLSTNEYLRNLISMPEKKEELVSLQKRLERRSDLTKENLSKCQKDQLEILVAVKMGLASFVSGKNRLSATELVETFLFMRCRNVNCKTLLPVDDCDCKICSGNKGFCSSCMCPVCLNFDCASNTCSWVGCDVCSHWCHAACGIQKNLIKPGPSLKGPSGTTEMQFHCIGCSHASEMFGFVKDVFLCCAKDWGLETLVKELDCVKQIFRGSEDFKGRELHIKAEEIISKLGSQVMSPSDACNFIIQFFNYTDGVSEYPASSITTSSTKELATPQTSLRKEATLFSQPASLPPKYAAYNTSSSVQSDLLSNDLHQIDLKSSLISTEDEFRFGTVPKIEGFDSLESMVRIKQAEARMYQSKADEARREAEGYQQMIRENTEKVEEEYAGKFSKLCLQETEEKRRKKLEELKVLEGSHGDYYNMKTRMQAEIAGLLAKMEATKQQQRV